The Streptomyces sp. P9-A4 genome contains a region encoding:
- a CDS encoding TadE/TadG family type IV pilus assembly protein, translated as MRTDRDDRGQVAVEFLGMVPLILLTLALLWQVVLVGYTYTLAGNAADEAARACAVDDDWSEAALRHLDGAWAAGATPNCSVEGGMANAVVAIRVPVLFPGVGGLFTVRGKAGAVYEGEGQ; from the coding sequence ATGCGTACCGACCGGGACGACAGGGGGCAGGTGGCGGTCGAGTTCCTCGGCATGGTGCCACTGATCCTGCTCACCCTCGCCCTGCTCTGGCAGGTCGTCCTGGTCGGGTACACGTACACGCTGGCGGGGAACGCGGCGGACGAGGCGGCGCGGGCGTGCGCGGTGGACGACGACTGGAGCGAGGCCGCCCTGCGACACCTCGACGGCGCCTGGGCGGCGGGCGCGACGCCGAACTGCTCGGTCGAGGGCGGAATGGCGAACGCGGTCGTGGCGATCCGGGTGCCGGTCCTGTTCCCGGGGGTGGGCGGGCTGTTCACGGTACGGGGGAAGGCGGGCGCGGTGTACGAGGGGGAGGGGCAGTGA
- a CDS encoding TadE/TadG family type IV pilus assembly protein gives MGARTGKSSRDRGQAAIEYLGFLPILLLVGLAGFQLGIVAYAAQQAGTAARAAARAASSDAEDAPGAEAAGYAAADWATGVDVARGGGEAVATVRVRIPSVVPFWSFDDITKTATMPLPDEEDE, from the coding sequence ATGGGCGCGCGTACCGGCAAGTCGTCCCGAGACCGGGGCCAGGCAGCCATCGAGTACCTCGGGTTCCTTCCGATCCTGCTGCTCGTCGGGCTCGCCGGGTTCCAGCTCGGGATCGTCGCGTACGCGGCCCAGCAGGCGGGTACGGCCGCCCGCGCGGCCGCCCGCGCGGCGAGCAGCGACGCGGAGGACGCGCCCGGCGCCGAGGCCGCCGGCTACGCGGCCGCCGACTGGGCCACCGGCGTCGACGTCGCCCGTGGCGGCGGCGAGGCCGTCGCCACCGTCCGCGTCCGCATTCCCTCCGTCGTGCCCTTCTGGAGCTTCGACGACATCACGAAGACCGCCACCATGCCCCTGCCCGACGAGGAGGACGAGTGA